TTAAAGAGGCAAAATTAGTTAAGCTGCATGCAACATGGTGAAAGCAGTTTCAAAGAATACAGagatatttacaaaaacatgaagtGACCCACCTTGTTTTGGCTTTTTATGCAGAGAAACAGCGCGCGTGATAACTGGAAGAGAATGTTGTGTGTGGAAAGAGGAAGTGGGGAAATATgagacttttccttttttccattaAGGGGAGGAGCTGAAAACTTTATTTGCAATCTATAGCCTTTCTGTGCATAATGCACTCAGCATGTATGCATAATAAGAAGGCACTCAGTCATGCACGGCGCCATTATCATGTTATCTCCTGGGGCCAAGGCGGGGCATAGACCAATAAGTAGGTGTGCTAAGAAAATAGTATAGTTTCATGACTTCAGTTTCTCTATAAGgaagttattgttgttttccatggaacatttttattttgtactgtaATGTAACGTCACAAGATGCGTTGCACTCGCGAACACAGTTCAGCTGACACTTGAGTTTACCATCACTCATGCGCCCACTTCTTGCctgtccctcacacacacacacacacacacacacacacacacacacacacacacacacacacacacacacacacacacacacacacacacacacacacacacacacacacacacacacacacacacactcctcctaTCTGTTATTAGCACTCAAACTGATCATTCAGATAACCTGGCCCCATGAagctcacatacacacagctaaCGGGCAGCTCAGTAACGTCACAGGGAACAGGGTGGTGTCTATTTCACTCACCCTAGTTGTAAAGGAAAGCCATTCTCCCCCCTTACATAGTGGTGAAGTGGTCAATAATCATGTCGTATAATTTCCCACCAGCCTTCAGGTCCTCCACAACATTGGAGTAAATAGATATTTAGCAAGCGAACTAGGTGCTGAAGTTATGCGATACCAGATAGGTACCAGATCACTACTATCACAGGGTGGCAGGGGCCTCGTCTGATTGGCCCATTCCTCAAAAGTTTTTCAACAACGGAAGTCAATTTCTTCTGGCCTTCTCTGCACCATCAGTCTACAGTGAGTGCAATACCGCGTTTGACAACACATTCACCATAACATTAAGAGGGGCGCTGTTTCActctttgaaaaataaaaagggtacCTAATAACTGCAGCTCTATTGCGTATCcttgtaaacaaaaacagactatctagagcagtggttctcaacaTGTTCAGTGGGTCGCAGTTAtgcaagtggaaaaaaaaaagttgagaaataataaataaatcacagaaaaaagtcatacttttattttgtaggccacttttattttgaaggccaaaATGACTAATGCTGCTCGTGCAGCAGCCGTTCTACTGGAAATGTCGGAGACCAGAAACGGTTTTCTAAACTTATGTCATGTAGTGATCAAGGATTGGCTCCaagtctgtatttttatttcaaaaaagatGTACTAATCTAGACGTAAATTGGAAGTAAAGTTGatccttttttcccccatttatTTCATAATCATGCATTGTAATGACAATGCATTATTAgctcaaaataaatgacacttAACATCTATTATGTCACAAAACCAATATAAATGGTGCTTTTGCATCACCCTCGGTATCGATATTTTCAGTCTGTGAATCAAATAAAGCCATCTATGAGTAAGTGTTACATTTTGTGATGAGAGTGTGAAAAGCAAAAATACATCAGTCATGTTCAGCCTCTCAAGAGATGGTTGCACAATATAcaacagacaaaaataaaagaggtaCAAAGtttaatatgttaaaataacaatatttcatttacataTACTACAGTTCCATTGATAACACTGAAGACagtaaacattgaaataccacTATATCAagatcaaaatgtattaaaaaggacaaatataaaacacagttaTCCTGAGCTATCAGACGctcctttgttttttctttcagagaCACAGTTGCACACAGCTGTGAATTAAATGCAGCGCTGCTCCCTTCAGGAACATGGGATGTTGTCTACCTGCAGATCAAGAGATGATGCATGCCAGtcagtttaaaagaaaatcagaataagtacaaattcaacaaacaaacagaaatgctcTACAGTCTTTACCGAGCAAAAGAATCAGAATTAGAATACCTTTAAAAGGATGAGTATGACAGCAGGCGGTGCTCGAGTAGATGTGTTGCTCTCCGTCTAATCTCTCCTTCACTGTTGTACTGAGTGGCTTCTAACAATGAGAGCCCGCGTTGCTTCACAAACTCCTCTGCCACCTGAAGGGAGGGAATACTTTGGGTACAAGCTGTTCGGATTTAAGTACCTTGGTAAAAGCATATCATTAGTTATCCCAACAGAGCAGCGTCATTGTTTAAGAGGCTGCTCATTCACTTACCTGTGGACTACTAACTACCAGCATGAAAAGGACATCCATACTCAGGGTCACCATCTCTTGGTCGGCCATTTTAAGAGTGGCACAGAGTGCACACAGCAATCCATGACAGGCCAGCTGGACACAGAAATCCTTTTTCTTGTGGGCAATATTTGCTAGAACCCTCAGGATCTAacaagaaaacaacaagaaaaaaccAAAGACCAGTGAGAGTGTTTGACATATGAAACACTAAAAGAACAACAAACTTAACAGATAAGAACACAGTGTTCATCATCCAGTAATACAATGACAGTGAAAGTTTCTATGAagcaaggaaaataaaatgtggccTTAGCTTGCACAGACCATGGTGTTGATGCCCTGAGAGAATGGGAGCAGCTGGATCAGACCAGGGACCAAGTTGAGAGTTAGCAGGGCGGAGCAGAGAGCACTGGAGTGAGCTGTAGCAGCGAGAAGGAAAATGCATTACATATGTGAActtcttataaataaaaaaatcctaaaatgcTTACATTAAAATTAGTATGAACATAAAAGTAGtacaacattattttatttattttgtgtgcttaCAGACTGAAACATATCTGCTAGTGTTAGCTATCCCTGAGCAAAATAGATAGAGAATACATAAAAGACTAATTTCAATTTAGACACACTTAAAATCCCCCAAATAGCATAATTGGTGCAGAATTGGTGTTTGAGATTAATCACAGATCAGGTGTGACTAAAATTGTTCGTACCGGTAAGGTTGTTGAGAACCCAGGCACTCTCTCTAGCCAGTGCTGGCTGGGTGTGCAGGAAGGCCTGCAGCAGTGCAAACAGAGCCACCACGATACGAACGTCGCCCACTTGAGCGCTGAGGTCCGTCAGTggacaggaggagagcaggtttCCCACGCACCTCAGCAGAGGACAGATCAGCTACAGCGGAAGAACACattgaaaatgtgcatttcagTTGCATACTACATATTTAGGACTACAAATTGCCTATAGTTTTTATTGTGGCAATTTTTCCTGAGCATGATTTACCCAAAGTGTGATTAATAAGGAATTTCTGCttttgaaaataacaattaaacattttttttttagaagttATATTTTATCTCAGTAAATATTTACTcaccttcatttatttatgtcaaAGCAAACATACTATCATATAGCTTTCTGTCCTACTCATAACAAGGTTTTAAAGCTGTTTCTTTAAAATCTGTTTATGCAAGAAcacataaattaaaaacagtgttATAGCTGGATTGTCTGATAGACAGCTGGTGAATGTGATCTTCTTTTAGAAACCACCTATACATTCACTGTCGTGGACAATCTTGGGTATGGTTCAAATGTCTTAAAAAATACTTGTATTGTTATGACATTACCTGAAACCATTTATTTCCTGTACAGTAAGAAATCAAATCCACAGCTACGCTTTGATTTATAGTCAACAGTAATGAAGATTTATAGTTCACGCTTTTCTTTAAGACAGAAAATTAGAACAGAACTAAATCAAACAAGAGCCTTGAAaatcaacaaatacaattaaatatgtatttaatccATTCATTTCCTTACCAGCTCCATTCcttcttctttgtttctttagCCACAGCACTACCTAGTGACACTAACATGGAACTGCATTGCAAGAGGGCACCATGAGCCAGCAGCACTCTGTGGTCCCTCATACTTTTGGAGTGAAATGAAGGCAGAAGATTAACAGATCATTACAGTACTGATGATAAATGACATATAATAACAACTGAGTTAATGTAACAGACTGTTGAAAATTCTCTCTCACCTGCATGTTAGGTAGTGCAGGCACCATGCACACTCAATGGCAGGTCCCAGGCCAAACTTCGGGTCAGGAGTCAGGACTGATAACAAATGTGAAGGTAAACTGGATGCCAGGACcatcctgcagacacagaggaaTACAGGATAATCAGACAACAGGATTCAATGTGAGCAATGTCTCGCAAGTGACATGATCTGAAGGAACAGCAAAAAAGAGAACTTCTTGGGATGACTCTGTCATTACGGGattattttctctgctgcattgCTGGCCTGGAGAAGCTGAGAAAGGGTGAATCCGACAGCTTCCACCACCGCCAGGTTGTGTCTTTGGTTCTGGACACATAGAAACATCGAATGTACAGGTTAACATTACTACGCTAAACCCTGTGTGGCCCATGATCAGAGCTATGAGAGATAACAATTGGATTTAGCTTCTTTGCAACATTTGATAAATTGTTTGACAAATACTTAGTTATCGGTAAACAAGGCAAAGTGAAGATATTTGTGTGACTGGCTTGTGTTTACAATGTTGAAGTAATACGTTTACCTCTAAACAACTAGCCAGAGCTGGCACGATCCCCTGTGCCAGGAGCTTCTCTTTCACAACACTATCTGGGCATAAATTACCAAGCGTGTAGAGACAGAGTTCCTGCATGAACATACACAGGTGAAAAGTTAATAATGTCCTGTATAATAGTTTGGTAATATTACACACTGCCACCTGGTATGAAGGAGTACTCACAGTGAACTTGGTGCTCTGTCCGGAGAGGTAGGTGAGTAGGTAGGGGGATGCAGGCAGACAGGCTGAAGCCACGCTTGTGTGGGGGGAGTGAGACAGCTCATGCAGGCACCGAACCGCCTGCAGACGGCATGTAGCATCAGAGCCAGTGAGGAGACCAACCAGAAGATGCATACTATTCTCCTGCCTGCATGGAGGACACATTTATGCACAGAAAATGTCAACAACGTCATTTAAACTAATTTGATGTGGCCATGGATTCATTACTTAGCAAAGCCCGGGGGGAAAATATTTCAAGGCCCCCCCTGGCCTTCATTTGCAAACTTACACCCAAACGAACAATACCAAAACAACCCCCACCtttaaaaagggacaaaatacacacaagagacactaaacacacaaggagatacaaaaaaacaccaccAGAAGGACACAAATGGAAACAATGAAACCACTAAGAgaccaaaaaaaaggcaaacgCGATCCTGGTTTGTTTCAAAATATGGACCACGTCATGTTTTGTGGTTTTGAATTTTTGGCCCTGCCATAATTATTCAGGTCCATAGCCTGAAACcaaaaatgtatgataaaaTGTTCTACTAGATCACACAATGTACAAAAGGACAACATTACTAATATGAGTATTTCTCAAAAAAACAGATGCGCAAACCAAATTCATGGTCAACTGAGTGGTCAATATTGACTTTCAGGGGGCAGTGCAACCTTATagaaaacaaccacaaagagacaaaaaaccacaacaaaaaagtAGGTGTTGGACAATTGTAGGAAAGATGGTGGGGCCTTTTACATGGCTGTGCCCAGGGATCCATGTCATATTATCCACCCATGGTTGTGACAAATTAAGTTAAAGCCATACTTGATGAAGGTGAGTTGTGCCGATGGATCCCGGAGAGCTTTACTCAAAGCTTTCAGGTGGGTGTCCCTCTCCGGCCCGCTGTGCTGAAGTTTATGAAGAAGACCGACCACATCCTGAGGGAAAGAGGAGCATGGTGAGATGGGAAGTTTTACTTGACTTACAAGAGCATTATCTCTCACAACGTTTGTCTGACCTGTGCTCCAGAGTTGAAGTCCATGGTGACCTCTGAATGGTCGTCATCGTCATTCAGGAGGAGTCTTTTACTCACAAGTTGTCTGTCTCTGCGGGCTTGTCTGAGCGCTGCAGCATTTAGCATAGACaaatatcatcatcatctgcCTCATTCATCTGATAGAAGCCAATCACATTTAACCGTTTCAGTGTAAAGATGCCCTGAAAGCCAGAAATCTGTCAAAGTTAGACAGACAGTCACAGTAGCTGATACAATTACTGTTGTGATACCAAcattaacataaaacatgtctATATCTCTGTACTGAATAGAGTTGGCACTTAGTTGATGATTGTTGATTGACATCATTATCCGAACTATCTCTACAGAAACTTGGAATACTGCATTTTTAGTGTGCCTTCTTTTTAGTACCTTAAAAAACTTGAAAGGTAAAAATGCAGCACAATTAGCGAGATGCAGAGGGGGAAGAAATACGGATATTGTAATAAAGTACAGGTACAAAAGTAAAGGCATAAAGATATACAAGGGTACCAAAAGTAAATATTGCTAAGTATCTTAAACTTTAATTGTACATTATCATTTGTTATCTGAATATATCTTGCATTATTAATCAGAATCTGCAAAGTTACTCAAATTATCGAATGTAGAGTCTTAAGAAAATATGATCTGCCTTTGAGATGTAGTACAGTAGCAGAGAATGGAGATACTCCAGTAAAGCACAAAGATGTCAACATTGTAATTTAGTGATTTAATGTAGAATACTTTCCCCTGCTTCCACTGAATCTGGTTGAGATGTGTAATGAGAAAGATGACTGTATGCTGGTAGAGCTTTCAAAAACAAGAGCATTTTAGGCAGTGGTGTAAGTGTACTAAGTACGTTTACCcaagtacagtacttcagtacaattttgTCGGAATTTCAgttgtatgctactttgtacttctaccccactacaatccAAAGGTAAACATCGTgctttttctccactacatttatttaatacctttagttactttgcagatttgtaataatgatgtgaaatatagtcaaccattaaaaaacatttttaattagtaattaaactagctgcacctttaccagcacagacattttaagtgtattttggtgacaatacttttgtacttttacttgaatagCCTTTTACAATGCAGGACTTATACATGTACcacagtattcctacactctgctacttctacttttactgaggttttagatctgaatacttctcaGATTACCTTAGTTACATTGTTAGTAATTTAAcgtttttattgtgaaataaagttACTTtagataaaataacaacatggaTTATAGATGAATTATCAATatagatattttcttttttactctgTTGGAGCCTTTTTTATACttgattggtccattttattgttgttgcatAACTTTTCCATTGGAATGTTATTAAACGTGTGTTACATTGGCTCGTTTTGTGAATTACAGACTAAAGTTAGACGGTTAAACACTTCTTGTTATTAGCACTCACCTTTCTCGTGTTCTCGCCTCTTTAACTTCAGCTCCTCGACGCTGTCTCCTGGTCGGCCAGCTTTGAGGCGGACTTTGTTTAACCTCcacatttgtttatgttcaGCTCAACAGCTTGCAGTTAGAACAGTTAAACGCCTGTTAGGTTGGCCTCCTTTCCTCTCATGTTGGAAGATGTTTTGATGAAGTTCTTCTTCGCTGTCCTTTTACAGACCTTCAGATTTTACAGCGACATCTAGCGGGCACACAAGGCAGAGACAGGTACCACACCAACAAGTGAAATACTGAACACTAGCACACTGCATTAATCTTCACTGCAATATTGACCTAAGTAAACGGGCCCTAAAATGTTATAAGTTTGATAGGTTAAgttaagattttttaaaattaaattatgtACACactcatccagcaccagacaCTTTTAACCCACACTGCTGTGGACAGTTTTGCactactgtatatgtttttactgttgacatattttatatttttcaattcaTCCGTTTTGCTGTCTAGCCTCAAACCTGTAACTGTTATTTTTTgtactttactacatttattttgatttctacctctaaatatgtatatatttgtgtctATATATAACTGGGTGTAGGcgtatatgtactgtatgtatatttttattctcTGGGATGGTGAGAAACAGAATTTCAACCCCCGTCTGTATAACACATAGAGGAAtggacaataaagttgactttgactatATTGTAAATTACTGTACCCCAAAATAACTTATAACTTCATCAAAAAGCCCATTAAGCCCTTAAAAGTATGCAACTCAACTGCTAAACGTACTGTATAGTTCTACATCAGAGGTACACGTAACACTGAACAGTCACACACTGTATTACTCTCAAGGGGACAACTTGATCGTGTGCCCCTAAATAAATGTGCAATTAAATGCTAATAGTTTATGTAAAGATAcaattttgttttaaactatGTTACTATTCCAATTTATTGTTCCCCAAAATaaattataacaaaacaaagagcCCATTACGCACTCAAAAATATGCAACTAAACTggtaaatatactgtataattcTACATCGGTGGAAAACATTTTGGTAATACGTTTACCTACCAGATAGATTTTacttacaaaatataaaaatgacaatatCATGCATTAGGACTAGGACTATACAGCATTATGTTGGAACTAAAAGCTCCATGTTGAAAAGACATGCAGATAATTTACCTAGGTATATAATTATTAGTCACagttttacttaaaataaaaagttaagcACTTCTTCTACCACTGAAAACATTCAGAATCCCTAAACCTCAGTCTAcagtaaacacaacatatttcaGATAGGCAcaggacatttgaaaaaaaaactcgagttttaatttgtattaaaggCATAATGTTTGTACACATGTAAAagctttataaaatatataaaactttTGCTTAAAAAACACGGCTTTTCACAAACATAGGTATTTAACCCAATGCAGTGTATTTTTACAAAGATATAAAACCgtcaaaatgttgttaaaaaagaaatatattcGGGACAAACAATCAGGAACCTTTCAAAAATTCATGCCATTAAAAACGAAtcagataaacaaaaaaatatacagaaaagtAGGCTCAACTATGTTTGGTaaacataaaacagaaagataaaaaaatgtccaaatagaAAACTAGTTTGTCTTTACAGCAATCtttcttttggggggggggcggctTTTTGCCTTTgaatcggataggacagtggagagtgacaggaaagtgggagagagagtcggggtgggatccggaaaggaccacgggtcgggaatcgaacccgggtcgccggcgtacagTTGTGCCAAGGCCGGGGCCAACAGCAATCTTTCTGAGcattcaaaaataacaaaaaataagacGAGCGGGATTCGTTTCCAGGGGAGCAGAATCAAACATCTTCATGACTCTTGGACgatttctttttctgtgaagGGTAACAGAAAGGGAAGTAAGAGTTATCTTCCAAAACTGAAAccaataaaatgttattatgctTCGACCACAGTAGTAGAAGAGGTGAAGAGTACGACATTCATACCTTTTTATGGCTGGAGTCACATGAGGGTGTGTGGCTGGTTTCTGTAGCTTTGCTGTCTTGGACAGAACGGGTAGGGGTTTCTGGGACGTCAGCcgattttaatttgattttctctgacggaatgacaaaaagaaaaagtgaatacaAACTTACAAAAGAGAAAACGCAAAATAGCATTATGTCATAGCTGCTGTGactcactttttttcttctctgttggAGGACTTGGTGTGTCTAGGTTGAGTGGAAGCAGTGGCTCTTTATCATTATTTTCCAATGATGagtgtcttttctttttcttcttcacttcAGTGCTCTGCTCTGGCCGTTCCTCTCTGTCACCGCTCTCTGATATGTTTGTCATATTATCTTCAGGAACCTGCTCTGTCATCTCCTCTCTATTATCAgcttcatgtatttttttagtTTCTTTAACTACGAGTTTGGAATTGTTTTCATCAggtttctcctttttcttcttctttgcgTTATTCTTTTTCACGATCTGCTCTGAATTTTCCTCATTATTAGCAATCTCAGGTACCTGCTCTGTCATCTCCTCGCTAAAATCAGCTTCATGATTTTTTTCCGTTTCTTTAACGATCTGCTCTGAACCATTTTCACCAggtttctcctttttcttcttttttgctttcttttctttaacgATCTGCTGTGAATTTTCCTCATTATTAGCaatctccttcctcttcttcttttgcttCTTTTCTTCAGGTATCTCTTCTGAATgattttggttttcttttacattttgttctaatATTTCTTCACTTCCAGCTGTCGTTTTCGGTTCCTCAACCATCTGTTCTGTATTTACCGTTTCAGCTACCTGTTCatcagttttgtcttttttcttcttcttgtctttttttcttggtTCTAAAGGGTCCACATTATCAACACTTTTGACCTTTGCTATGATTTCTTTTTCTATGGTATCTACCTGTGTCTCTTTAGTGACTTTagtcttctttttctccttgaCCTCTTTTTCATCGCCACCAGTGTCATTTGTATTCTCCACATTATCTTCACTaatctcctttttcttcttcttctttttcttgggCTCAGACGTTGTCTCATCAGTTTTTTCTTCAATCAGTGTCACATCTTTTATTTGATCCTTTATTGGTGTCTGTTTTGACGGGGTAAGAGTGGGCGTCGCTGGTCTGTCTTCTTGGCTCAGAGTAGCAGAGGAGATCACAGGTGCTGTCTTCTTGGGTTTGCTCTTCATTATTGGTGTCTCTGTAGTGGCTTTCTCCTCCATTTTCTTATTCTCTCCAACTATTTCCTGTTCATTGGGAGTAATGTTTTTTGCGGGAGGCTTTGTCCGGGGTTTCCTCACTCTCTTCTTTACGGCTGGTGGTTCAGACGAGTCCAGTGCATTGATGGTCTCCATCTTGGCCATGTCTGAATCTGTTGACAGAGTAAACATGACGAAGACATTAAACTAACACGGCTAGGTGGCACAAATgcttaaaagaaaacatcaacagTATCCACACAGCTTCTGTACACAGCTCTGTTTGTATGAAATCACTGTTTCCTATGGTGACCTTATTCATTGGAGTTGCAGTCCTACATGGTTTTCATTTTCCAACCCTCCACCTTTGActatctttttttctcaatttaaaaaaaaaacatttttcttcttatcTGGAGTATCTGACTAAATCTCAATTGTGTCAGTGTCTTTGGAAATATTACGATTAGCTTCATTTGAAAACTCCAGGAAATTATGATTGGAAAACAGTTATTCATCCTCATCTTTAACAGACACTTGCAGGCAAATGCCCTTTTCAGACCCGCGCCTTCACCTACCTGTCATCTGCAGGATGAGTTTCTTCCATTTATCTACATCCAGACTGCTGTCAGAGTCAGAatcttctcctccagcagcaacAGTCAGGTCTTTAATTTGGGTCTTTGATTTTTTGGCCTTGATGACTTTTTCTGCAGATTTACtgtcactttttttccttttggctGGCACAgtctaaaagaaagaaaaacaaacgaCAACCTAATAagtaaagttaaacaaaaatgcatTGAACCAGTTCCTAAACCAGTGGTTTAATGTcacataaaatgaaacaaattacCTTAATTTTCTGTGTCTCCTCTTTGTTTGCTATTTTGtccttccttttctttgtcGCGGCTGGAAATAAAGCATGTACAATAAGTTAataatgtactcaagtacattACCAGACTATCAGTCATTTCTTCTGTGATGCGCCCACCCACATCA
The DNA window shown above is from Eleginops maclovinus isolate JMC-PN-2008 ecotype Puerto Natales chromosome 23, JC_Emac_rtc_rv5, whole genome shotgun sequence and carries:
- the tmco6 gene encoding LOW QUALITY PROTEIN: transmembrane and coiled-coil domain-containing protein 6 (The sequence of the model RefSeq protein was modified relative to this genomic sequence to represent the inferred CDS: deleted 2 bases in 1 codon), which gives rise to MWRLNKVRLKAGRPGDSVEELKLKRREHEKALRQARRDRQLVSKRLLLNDDDDHSEVTMDFNSGAQDVVGLLHKLQHSGPERDTHLKALSKALRDPSAQLTFIKQENSMHLLVGLLTGSDATCRLQAVRCLHELSHSPHTSVASACLPASPYLLTYLSGQSTKFTELCLYTLGNLCPDSVVKEKLLAQGIVPALASCLENQRHNLAVVEAVGFTLSQLLQASNAAEKIIPMVLASSLPSHLLSVLTPDPKFGLGPAIECAWCLHYLTCSMRDHRVLLAHGALLQCSSMLVSLGSAVAKNKEEGMELLICPLLRCVGNLLSSCPLTDLSAQVGDVRIVVALFALLQAFLHTQPALARESAWVLNNLTAHSSALCSALLTLNLVPGLIQLLPFSQGINTMILRVLANIAHKKKDFCVQLACHGLLCALCATLKMADQEMVTLSMDVLFMLVVSSPQVAEEFVKQRGLSLLEATQYNSEGEIRRRATHLLEHRLLSYSSF
- the tcof1 gene encoding DNA ligase 1 produces the protein MSVDASRRELTQLIYRHLKEHGFHSAAEELQKYSPQVETQVSESLFDIYRSWLSYKQSDSAKHSKQERTKAATKKRKDKIANKEETQKIKTVPAKRKKSDSKSAEKVIKAKKSKTQIKDLTVAAGGEDSDSDSSLDVDKWKKLILQMTDSDMAKMETINALDSSEPPAVKKRVRKPRTKPPAKNITPNEQEIVGENKKMEEKATTETPIMKSKPKKTAPVISSATLSQEDRPATPTLTPSKQTPIKDQIKDVTLIEEKTDETTSEPKKKKKKKKEISEDNVENTNDTGGDEKEVKEKKKTKVTKETQVDTIEKEIIAKVKSVDNVDPLEPRKKDKKKKKDKTDEQVAETVNTEQMVEEPKTTAGSEEILEQNVKENQNHSEEIPEEKKQKKKRKEIANNEENSQQIVKEKKAKKKKKEKPGENGSEQIVKETEKNHEADFSEEMTEQVPEIANNEENSEQIVKKNNAKKKKKEKPDENNSKLVVKETKKIHEADNREEMTEQVPEDNMTNISESGDREERPEQSTEVKKKKKRHSSLENNDKEPLLPLNLDTPSPPTEKKKKKIKLKSADVPETPTRSVQDSKATETSHTPSCDSSHKKKKKSSKSHEDV